In Euphorbia lathyris chromosome 10, ddEupLath1.1, whole genome shotgun sequence, a single genomic region encodes these proteins:
- the LOC136209334 gene encoding B3 domain-containing transcription factor VRN1-like, whose protein sequence is MKLQVADGREWEIHLYKRGFNFCDIGQGWSAFSMDNNLEKGDVCVLELLKNRGVVKVSIFRASEDETPAISQFMLQELPFHCGILQHH, encoded by the exons ATGAAACTTCAAGTTGCTGATGGAAGGGAGTGGGAAATTCATCTCTATAAAAGAGGGTTTAACTTTTGCGATATTGGACAAGGATGGAGTGCATTTTCTATGGACAATAATCTAGAAAAAGGAGATGTTTGTGTTCTTGAGCTGCTAAAAAATAGAGGGGTTGTGAAAGTTTCAATATTTCGTGCATCTGAAGATG AAACCCCAGCGATATCACAATTCATGTTGCAGGAGCTTCCTTTTCATTGC GGAATTTTACAACATCATTGA